TTTGCCAAAAAGGGAACGGAAACAGATCTGAAGCAGCCTTCCCAATTCGATATTGTCATTGATTTGAAGCCAAACGCCAAGCTGATCGGTGGATTAAGTCTGGAGGGCAAGATTGAAACGCTGCGCAAGGAGAAAGCGACGGTCGTTCCCACGCTGGCGGTCATGCGAGATCAGGATACGGCATATGTGATGCTGGATCAGGGCAACGGGCAATATGTACAGCAGACGATTCAAACAGGCATCGAGACAGATGACAAGACTGAAGTATTGAACGGCTTGAAACCAGGAGATATTGTTGTGCTTCCATAAAAAAATAGCATGAGAATATGCTATGTCAATTAGCTCATCACGGGAGAAAAGCCCGTGATGAGCCTTTTTTATGGCTTGGGGAGGCACATCTCAGAATTCCTGCCTGATTTATGGAATTAAATATAATAAAATTTAATAAATTCAATTTACAGTAATATTTACATGGAGTATAATCGATTCATAAGGAGGTGGACACGCGATGTGAGGTTTGTATCGAGGGTAAACCTTTTTTTAAAACCTCTAAAAGTAAGCGCTTACTTTAATTAAGTCAGAGCAATGCCTTGAAAGCCGTTCACCAAAAATCACCCGCACACACCTACAGATGTTATCCCCCTTGCTTTGTCCCTTAACCTCAGTGTAAGACACCATTTCTGTTTCTTGTTTCACATCTTATTGTTGTTGACCTGGCTTGTCCCAATTGAACTACATTCATGGAGGTGAAGTCCCTACAGCTCATCCATACGTTCTCTACCGTGCATAGCATCTTGCCGACACAGAGGATCAGACATGAGTATATACCCAATCCAAGTACAGGAAAGGTGGAACCCTAATGACTAAATCGAAAACCTTATCGAAAGGCGGAAAGGTGCTTCGCAGAAGTGTAAAACAAATGCTGGCAGCAACGCTGCTCGCGGCGGGCATTTTCCCGGGCATGGCTCCAGGAGTGAGTCAGGCGGCTGAAGCGCATGTGGATAATCCGTTTGTCGGAGCTACGTCGTATTTAAACCAGGATTATTCCGCTCTCGTGGATACGTCCATTGCTCTCACCAGTGATGCAGCGTTAAAAGCCAAGATGGAAACGGTGAAATCCTATCCAACGGCAGTCTGGATCGACCGTATTGCTGCCATTAATGGTGGAACAGACAATGCCGGACGCAAAAGTGTGGAGCAGCATCTGGATGCCGCCTTGGCACAAAAGAAGTCAGGTACTCCAATTACCGCTTCATTCGTTATCTACAACTTACCTGGGCGGGATTGTCATGCCCTTGCATCCAATGGTGAACTTCCACTAACACAGGCGGCCCTGCAGACGTATAAAAATGATTATATCAATGTAATCGCCGATATTTTTGCAAAGCCCAAGTATCAGGACATTCGCATCATCGCTATCATCGAGCCGGACAGTCTGCCCAATCTGGTAACCAATCTCAGTACACCAGCTTGTGCCCAGGCGAGTTCAACAGGCATCTATGAAGCTGGTGTCAAATACGCATTGGAAAAGCTGCATGCCATTCCGAATGTGTACAACTACCTGGATATTGGTCACTCCGGCTGGCTTGGTTGGGATAACAACCGTACAGGCGCAATCTCGCTGTATACCAGCGTTGTCCAAGGAACAGCAGCAGGTCTGAGCAGCGCCGATGGCTTCATTACGAACACAGCGAACAGCACACCGCTGAATGAACCGAATCTGCCTAATCCCGATCTGAACATCGGTGGACAACCGATCAAGTCTTCCAAGTTTTATGAGTGGAACCCTTACTTTGACGAAACCGATTTCACTGCGGCACTGTATAGCGGATTTGTACAAGCTGGCTGGCCGGCCAGCACGGGCTTCCTCATTGATACCAGCCGTAATGGATGGGGCGGGGTGAATCGTCCAACGTCTGCCACAGGCAGTGATATTAACACGTACGTGAACTCCGGGCGTGTGGATAAGCGCGATCACCGGGGGAACTGGTGTAATAACAGTGGAGCAGGCATAGGTGAAGCACCTAAAGCTGCACCAGGACCAGCCCATCTGGATGCCTATGTATGGGTCAAACCTCCAGGGGAGTCTGATGGCTCCAGCTCGGAAATTCCGAACAACGAAGGAAAAGGCTTCGACCGGATGTGTGATCCAACCTTTACAACTCGTGATGGTGTATTGACGGGTGCACTGCCTAACGCACCAGTGTCGGGTCACTGGTTCCATGACCAATTCGTCATGCTGGTGCAAAACTCATTCCCTGTTCTTCCAGCCAGCAATGGTGGAGGGGGTGGAACGACAGCTCCAGCAGCTCCGGCAACACTGTCTGCGACAGCAGGCAACGCACAGGTTTCCCTGAGCTGGACAGCCTCCACAGGTGCGACCAGTTATAACGTGAAACGGGCGTTGAGTGCGTCGGGTCCATTCACTACGGTTGCTGCGGGCGTGACAGGCACATCGTATGCCAACACAGGTCTGATCAATGGTACAACCTACTATTATGTGGTTAGTGCCGTGAATTCTGCGGGTGAGAGTGTGAATTCGGCTGTAAAAAGTGCGGTACCAGTAGCAGGTGTGACTGCCCCTGGTGCACCAACAGCGCTGACAGCTACGGCAGGCAATGCTCAAATCAGCTTGACCTGGGCGGCTTCGGCAGGAGCGACAGGTTATAACGTGAAACGGGCGTTGAGTGCATCGGGTCCATTCACTACGGTTGCTGCCAATGTGAGCGGCACATCCTACACCAATACGGGTCTGACCAATGGAACGACCTATCATTATGTGGTTAGTGCCGTGAACGCTGCCGGGGAAAGTGTCAATTCTGCCGCAGCTTCTGCAACACCGCAAAGTGTAGTTGTTCCAACCAGTGATCTGGTTCTGCAATATCGTGCGGGAGATACGAACGCGGCAGATAACCAAATCAAACCGTACTTCAACATCAAAAACGTAGGTAACACGGCTGTAAATCTGAGTGATCTGAAAATCCGTTATTACTTCTCCAAAGAAGGTACCGCAGCGATGGACTCTGCTATCGATTACGCTCAGGTTGGCGGAGCCAACATCCAGCGTACGTTCACTGATTCCTATGTGGAACTGAGCTTCACTTCTGGAGCAGGCGCGATCCAGGCAGGTGGACAATCCGGAGATATCCAGCTCCGCATGTACAAAACGGACTGGAGCAACTTAGATGAAACCAATGATTATTCCTACGATCCAACCAAAACATCCTATCAGGACTGG
This window of the Paenibacillus marchantiae genome carries:
- a CDS encoding glycoside hydrolase family 6 protein yields the protein MTKSKTLSKGGKVLRRSVKQMLAATLLAAGIFPGMAPGVSQAAEAHVDNPFVGATSYLNQDYSALVDTSIALTSDAALKAKMETVKSYPTAVWIDRIAAINGGTDNAGRKSVEQHLDAALAQKKSGTPITASFVIYNLPGRDCHALASNGELPLTQAALQTYKNDYINVIADIFAKPKYQDIRIIAIIEPDSLPNLVTNLSTPACAQASSTGIYEAGVKYALEKLHAIPNVYNYLDIGHSGWLGWDNNRTGAISLYTSVVQGTAAGLSSADGFITNTANSTPLNEPNLPNPDLNIGGQPIKSSKFYEWNPYFDETDFTAALYSGFVQAGWPASTGFLIDTSRNGWGGVNRPTSATGSDINTYVNSGRVDKRDHRGNWCNNSGAGIGEAPKAAPGPAHLDAYVWVKPPGESDGSSSEIPNNEGKGFDRMCDPTFTTRDGVLTGALPNAPVSGHWFHDQFVMLVQNSFPVLPASNGGGGGTTAPAAPATLSATAGNAQVSLSWTASTGATSYNVKRALSASGPFTTVAAGVTGTSYANTGLINGTTYYYVVSAVNSAGESVNSAVKSAVPVAGVTAPGAPTALTATAGNAQISLTWAASAGATGYNVKRALSASGPFTTVAANVSGTSYTNTGLTNGTTYHYVVSAVNAAGESVNSAAASATPQSVVVPTSDLVLQYRAGDTNAADNQIKPYFNIKNVGNTAVNLSDLKIRYYFSKEGTAAMDSAIDYAQVGGANIQRTFTDSYVELSFTSGAGAIQAGGQSGDIQLRMYKTDWSNLDETNDYSYDPTKTSYQDWNKVTLYKGGTLVWGIEP